CTTGCCAAAGCTCGCACAGCGTTGTGCGATAATGAGTAGCCGTCGTTAGCTAATACGACTAAACTACCCACCTGCTAGTGTTTTTGGGAATTAAGAAAGAAACAGGAAATGCTGAAACGCTGCCCTGTCATCCAAAACAGTAGCCCAAAAAACCACTTCATTCAACAACTTACTGGTAAACAAGAAGTTAGCCTCCGTGAATATAAACGTCGCAGACTTGTTAAATGGGAATTACATCCTGTTATTATTTGTGGTACTGGCATTGGGCCTTTGCCTGGGAAAATTACGCCTCGGGTCGGTTCAACTTGGTAATTCCATTGGCGTTTTAGTCGTCTCTTTATTATTAGGTCAGCAGCATTTCAGCATTAACACGGACGCCCTCAACTTAGGCTTTATGTTGTTTATTTTTTGTGTGGGTGTTGAAGCGGGTCCCAACTTTTTTTCAATTTTCTTCCGCGACGGCAAAAATTACCTGATGCTGGCGCTGGTGATGGTTGGCAGCGCGCTGCTGATTGCGTTAGGCCTGGGTAAGCTGTTTGGCTGGGACATTGGCCTGACGGCGGGTATGCTTGCCGGCTCGATGACCTCCACCCCGGTTCTGGTGGGTGCGGGTGATACCCTGCGCCACTCGGGGATGGCCGGAGCGCAGCTGTCCACCGCGCTCGACCATCTGAGCCTTGGCTATGCCCTGACCTACCTGATTGGGCTGGTGAGCCTGATCGTCGGCGCGCGTTATCTCCCTAAACTCCAGCATCAGGATCTGCAGACCAGCGCCCAGCAGATTGCCCGCGAGCGCGGTCTGGATACCGATTCCAAACGCAAAGTTTACCTGCCGGTGATCCGCGCCTACCGCGTAGGGCCAGAGCTGGTAGCCTGGGCCGACGGTAAAAACCTGCGCGAGCTGGGCATTTACCGCCAGACGGGCTGCTATATCGAACGTATTCGCCGCAACGGTATTCTGGCGAACCCGGACGGCGACGCGGTGCTGCAGATGGGCGATGACATCGCGCTGGTCGGTTATCCGGATGCCCATGCGCGCCTCGACCCGAGCTTCCGTAACGGCAAAGAGGTCTTTGACCGCGACCTGCTGGACATGCGTATCGTCACCGAAGAGATTGTGGTCAAAAACCACAACGCCGTTGGTCGCCGCCTGGCTCAGCTGAAGCTGACCGACCACGGCTGCTTCCTGAACCGCGTGATCCGCAGCCAGATTGAGATGCCTATCGACGATAACGTGGTGCTCAACAAAGGTGACGTGTTACAGGTGAGCGGCGACGCGCGCCGCGTGAAAACCGTTGCAGACCGTATCGGCTTTATCTCCATTCACAGCCAGGTCACCGACCTGCTAGCCTTCTGCGCCTTCTTTATCGTGGGCCTGATGATCGGGATGATCACCTTCCAGTTCAGCAACTTTAGCTTTGGCATCGGTAACGCCGCCGGGTTGCTGTTCGCCGGGATCATGCTGGGCTTCCTGCGTGCCAACCATCCGACCTTCGGCTATATCCCGCAGGGTGCGCTAAACATGGTGAAAGAGTTCGGGCTGATGGTCTTTATGGCCGGTGTTGGCCTGAGCGCGGGCAGCGGCATTGGCAACAGCCTGGGCGCCGTCGGCTGGCAAATGCTGGTGTCCGGCCTGATTGTCAGCCTGGTGCCGGTGGTGATCTGCTTCCTGTTTGGTGCCTACGTGCTGCGCATGAACCGCGCCCTGCTCTTCGGCGCCATGATGGGCGCACGTACCTGCGCGCCTGCGATGGAAATCATCAGCGATACCGCGCGCAGCAATATCCCGGCACTGGGGTACGCAGGCACCTATGCGATCGCTAACGTCCTGCTGACGCTGGCGGGTACGCTTATCATCATCATCTGGCCGGGACTCGGATAACTCTCAAGTTTGCGCAAGGACGAAAATATTTTCGTGATGCGCAGAACTTTTAAGAAAGGGGGCAGTCATAACTATTGCCACTGCTTTTCTTTGATGTCCCCAATTTGTGGAGCCCATCAACCCCGCCGTTTTGGTTCAAGGTTGATGGGTTTTTTGTTGCCTTTTTTATGCATGAAAATCAAACATTATAAATACATCAGAATTGCCATTGGCGGCTTAATGGCAGCACAATTTACTCCTGGGCTTTTTATTTAAGTCTGTCTGTTATCTAAATAATCACACATGCAAGCCTCCGGTCAGGGCTACTCCTGGCATCGAGCGTTTTTATATCTGGCTTACCTCTTCCCTTCCCCCGCCCAAATATATATGCTTAACCATATATGTTTCACCCAACCTCCAGGACTTCCAATGCAACACCCCGTCCACCTTTTCAAGGCTCTTTCAGACCAAACGCGGCTGTCCATCGTGATGCTTTT
This region of Enterobacter cancerogenus genomic DNA includes:
- a CDS encoding aspartate:alanine antiporter, which gives rise to MNINVADLLNGNYILLLFVVLALGLCLGKLRLGSVQLGNSIGVLVVSLLLGQQHFSINTDALNLGFMLFIFCVGVEAGPNFFSIFFRDGKNYLMLALVMVGSALLIALGLGKLFGWDIGLTAGMLAGSMTSTPVLVGAGDTLRHSGMAGAQLSTALDHLSLGYALTYLIGLVSLIVGARYLPKLQHQDLQTSAQQIARERGLDTDSKRKVYLPVIRAYRVGPELVAWADGKNLRELGIYRQTGCYIERIRRNGILANPDGDAVLQMGDDIALVGYPDAHARLDPSFRNGKEVFDRDLLDMRIVTEEIVVKNHNAVGRRLAQLKLTDHGCFLNRVIRSQIEMPIDDNVVLNKGDVLQVSGDARRVKTVADRIGFISIHSQVTDLLAFCAFFIVGLMIGMITFQFSNFSFGIGNAAGLLFAGIMLGFLRANHPTFGYIPQGALNMVKEFGLMVFMAGVGLSAGSGIGNSLGAVGWQMLVSGLIVSLVPVVICFLFGAYVLRMNRALLFGAMMGARTCAPAMEIISDTARSNIPALGYAGTYAIANVLLTLAGTLIIIIWPGLG